A window of Lodderomyces elongisporus chromosome 8, complete sequence genomic DNA:
tttttcgtttttgcAGAACGATTATGACGTCGATATCAGAGGAGACAGAGTTTTCCAACATTGAACGCAAGCCCGATTACCTCGAAAAGCTAAAAATACCGCAATTCACTTTGCGAGCCACTATTGTTGGTTTATTGATTGGTTCGGTTATACTCATATCCAACTTCCAATTTGGATTGCAAACAGGATGGGTCTCGATGATGTCGTTGCCTGCTGCATTATTGGGGTTTGCAATTTTCAAACTAACACCAATGTCGGAAAGTTTTTCAGATGTGGAGAATGTTTACGTGCAAAGTATAGCGGTGGCAGTCGGTACAGGACCACTATGCTATGGCCTAATTGGTATTATTCCAGCGATTGAGAAATTCTTGACTCCTGAAGAATCTGGACTAGGACGttctttgaaattttcaacGGGGGAATTGATAATTTGGTCGATGGGGTTGGGGTTGTTTGGTGTATTCTTTGCAGTGCCGTTGCGTAAGCAAGTGGTTGTAAAGGAGAAACTACCATTTCCATCGGGTagtgcaactgcaacattGATTTCTGTGCTTCATGGAACAGAAATATACGAAGACGAAAGtgacgaagaaaaaaatgatgatgacgatgatgatgatgataaaaatGATGATCGTGAAAACgggaaaaataataatcaaCGTGATAGCTTATTTGATGAGGCTCGGGTTCCTGAGATTGAACGTCAAACCTCTTTAACGCAGCTTCTCGACAAGACAGATTATAGAGGCAACATGTTGTCGCTCATTATTACATTTTCAGTTTCCGCAGTATACACGCTCGCATCTTATTTCATACCAATGCTCAAAAAGTTGCCCATCTTTGGTAGCTGGGCCTCGAAAAATTATGACTGGGATTTCCAACCGTCGCCAGCATATATTGGACAAGGTATCATAATGGGTCTTCCCACAGTTTCATACATGTTATTTGGTGCTATATTGGGGTGGGCAATATTGGCTCCTTTGGCGAAATATCAAGGATGGGCTCCGGGCGATATAAATGACTGGATTAATGGTGGACAAGGCTGGATACTTTGGTCGAGTTTGAGTATGATGGTTGCAGACTCACTTGTATCGTTTATTGTCCTTAGTGTTAAGTCATGCATATCCTTAGTCAATGACGTAAAAAAGAGGCGTTCTTCATCTTATGCACATACTTTGGAGTTGCAACAATCGCTTTTGGTCAATGATGAATCTATTAGCCAGAGCTCGAACCAGACGAGCATTAGCAATGCTAGCTTCAATGATCACTCCAACTATAACTCCAACTCCAACTCCAACTCCAACACCAACTTTAACGCTCACGCTAATGTCAGTAATGAAAATGACGGTGGATCAGATACCATATATGTAGAACGAAACCCGATACAAAAGGCTATTGAAGTTCCTGCCGAATTTCTCATCTCAAACAAGTTTGCAGCTATTGGAACAGCACTTTCTACTGTTCTTTGTGTTGTGACATTGAAAATGATTTTTGGCGACTTGATCCCCATATACGCTTCGTTGACTGCAATCATATTGGCAATGCTTTTTAGTGTTTTGGCTACCAGAACACTTGGTGTTTCCGATATAAACCCCGTTAGTGGCATAGGAAAACTTTCGCAATTGATATTTGCATTTATAATCCCTGCTAATCACCCTGCCAAGATCTTGATCAATTTAATCTCTGGTGGTGTAGCAGAAGCAGGAGCACAACAAGCTGGTGATTTGATGCAAGACTTGAAAACCGGACACATGATTGGTGCTTCGCCTAAAGCACAGTTTTTGGCTCAGATTATTGGTACAATATACTCTGTATTTTTGAGTTCAATCATGTACAAAGTCTACATGTCGGTATATACGATTCCAAATGACACTTTCCGTATACCAACAGCTGTCATATGGATTGATTGTGCACGATTGGTAACAGGAGATGGTCTTCCACCTAGAGCTATGGAGTTTTCTATAATATTTGCAGTCATTTTTGGATTAATCTCTTTGGTGAAGAATACGGTGCCTACAACTTCTAAATTCCACAAGCATTTAGTTTGGTTACCCAACGGGGTAGCTGTTGGTATCGGCATATACAACACACCCAATTTCACTCTAGCTAGATTTATCGGTGGTCTTATTGCTCATTTTTGGCACATGTTGAGTGATAGAGGAAGGATTGGAATGATTATATTCAGCAGTGGTTTGGTCTTGGGAGAAGGATTACTAAGCGGTTTCACTATGTTGTTGACGAGTCTCAATGTGCCTCATTTTTAGTTCCTTTAAACTTTATTATAGATTTTAAATAGAattcttttatatttattttggtATTTGGACTTTTATTTATAGAGTTTACAGATACAAATTATACAAAAAACATACAAGAAGCATACAAAAAGCATACATTCCTTTTAACATACgtaaagaaatagaatagaataaaagaagaaagcaatgatcatctttttcttatctagagtttctctctctatcaGCGTTGATTCTTTGATTGATCAAATAGATTGCCTTGTCAAAGGATTCCAAACTACCAGTCAAAGTGAGTCTTCTGATATTTGTCAAGCCTCTTCCTCCCAACATGATGGATTGGCCCTTATCAGGTTCAATTCTAACGTATGTACATCCACTGTTTTCACGAATGTGTTTGATATTATTACCACCTCTTCCTATAACAGAACCAATCAGAGAGTTGGCAACATAAACATCCTGATTGTACTTGTCACCTGCCAGCAGCGGAGGATGGATGATCACTTCTCCAATGAGGGTGTTGTTGAATTCGTCAGTGTAGGGCTGTGGATTCATTCCACCTCCAGATGACATAGCGCCAGGAATTGCGGCTGCAGCTGCTGGAGGTGCTTGTTGCGGAGGCAATCCACCATAAGGCTGTTGAGGTTGAACTGCTGGCTGGAACATCGAAGAAAAATCATATGGCAGTTGCAGCAGTTGAGGCTggtgcagcagcagctgctgctgttgttgatgttgttgatgcggtggtggtggtctCTGATATTGATCAAACCTGTTTTGGAACATAGGGTTCATGCCATACTGTGACAGTCCCGATGGAGGTTGCTGATGGTAACGTGGAGGacgttggtgttggtgcagGTCATTTGCATGGCCACCTTCTGGTCTGTAATTAGCTGGATTGTACAATATAACcttgtgtttttttaataCATCCTGATGATCGTTTAATAGCAACGAAAGGTAGTATACTGCAATGTGGATTGCATCACCCACACCACTAACACTCAAGACTCTGTCCGTAGAATATGGCAATGGTTGTTCGGCAGCTTTCAATTTTGCAGCGGagttttcttcaatttcacgAAACTTGGAACCTTGTTTACCAATCAAAAATCCAATTAAAGCATGTGGAATGAGTAGCTTTAAAGTGTATTGTTGACTATTTATGTTGGCTGGTTCATCTTCAGGTTCGCTTAAAATCGTTCTTACAATTAAGCCGTAAGCTCTTGCAATGTTTTCAGGTGTACCCCTAACAGTAACAATACGTTCTGGAACATCGCGAATGTTTTCACTAACTTGAATACGCACATTCGCCTTTTCTCTAAGATGGTTTATTTTGCTTCCTTGTTTTCCAACAATTGTGCTGGCCTCTTTAACAGGACAGATTATCCTAACAGAAATGAATGAGGcgtcatcttcaacatGAAAAGGTTTTGACGAAGAGGACAGCGATCTATAATCAGAATTTGATCCCGACGCACGCGTAGGTGCAGCCGGAAGTTGAGCAGAAGCTACTGAGCCAAATGAGTCTCTGGAGTCTCTAAAGTCTCTTGAACCTCTTGAATCTCTAGAGTCTCTAGAATCTCTAGGGTGTTTAAAATCTTTAGGAGCACTTGGGACATTAGGAACATTTGGAACATTAGGAACATCAGATTCGCCAGAATGGCCAGAAAGACCAGAGTCACCAGAGTTACCAGATGCACCAGAGTTATCAGAGGCACCGGAGGCAGAACTTTTCTGTTCAGGAGCAGAAGCAGGGGTTGGGGCGAGATCAGACAATAAGGCAGCTTGTTGCAAGATTTGTTGTACAGTTTGAGCCTGGCCAAATGCAGGCTTCTCAGATGTAGAAGTATTGGTATCTTTCGAATCCTCTTCCTCGTTCTTAGAGACAGAATCAGAGCTAGATTGTTCTTTAGATTGTTCTTTAGATTCATTGTCTTCAATGTCCTCATTTTTTCCACCTTCAGAGGAAGAAACCGGTTCTGATTCATCCTTGACAATATCCGTTGCCTCGTCGCCTTGATCAGTTTGCTCGTTCtcagcatcaacatcaacatcaacatcaacatcaacatcagcTTGGGCTTCGGCTTCAGCTTCGGTTTCGGCTTCGGTTTTACCAatattttcttcatttgctGTATCTTCCGTATCTTCTGCATTTGCTGCAGCATTTGAGTCTACAGCAGAGTCAATCAGAATTCCAATAGTTGGCGCAGTATGTTtcttgtcttcttcttcaccttGCAAATCGAGTTCTTCAGGATTGAAAGCTACTCTTTTCGTCTGTTTCACAGGAATACCATCACCATTGATCGAACCCTCGATACTTTCAGAATCTTCGTTTTTACGTTTTAAAACGTTATTAGAACCATCATTGGGTGGCGAAACGTCAGACATAATGAGATTATAATACTAAAGATTGCtagggggaggggggatGGAAAAGGGCAATGGGAAAGGACAAAAGCTGAGATGTAAAAGTAATAAAATACTAGCTTTTCAATATCAGACACGTTATAAaaagatattgaaaaaaaaagcaatttCAGATGAAGAGTCCTCGGAGATATTTaatagaaaattaaaaatatatcAGTTGTGAGTTGAGTGATCAGAAAACGaagaataaacaaaaaaaaaaatagattgTGATTCCAAAGGTTGTTTGATTATTTGATGGGAGGTTTTAAATACCAATTGGTGGGAATGTTTTGagttcaaaattttttttgctcattctatttttttttttttttttctttctcatttgtttttttttggctgtGGACATCATGTTCATTCGAAGGCCAAactctttgttcttttgttgagAATCTCGTTTATAATATCGCTACCATATGAGCTAACATAATTGTACTTACAAACTTGgctttttggaaaagaaatagaagaaagaatagGTTTGTTACATCTCATTTATTATCAAAAGTATGGTGAATAATGTTTAAAGCGTATACATCAAATTATAGGACTTACAACTTATCtgtttttatctttttattttttttccttttttttcgttcctGAATGATAAAATAAACCATTAAATTTTGTTGTAAAGGGAGGAAAGAAATAAGCGATTAAATTAGAAGTATGATAAAAGCAATATTTTGCCTGATTTTTAATATTCTAAAACATTCTATTTCGTCGAAGGAGTTTCCACTCGGGGTGTGATACACTGTTTGTTTACATTTTTTACATTGTTGCAGAGAGTTTACTGCCATTTGTAATTTCTAATGTGATTGTATATTTCCATACATTCTATACATAAATCAGCTATAATCTTTGCTTTACAATATGAAATAGCAAGGTGAAAATTGTTAATCTTGTGTGGAATATGAGTGTTGATTTTTGAATATTCTTTAGGTCGAGGAGGACGTTTTggacaaaaacaaagctTGCATTAGTAAACTCACGTGGCTACAACAAAGCTTAACTTCCaccaaattttttaaatacaAGATTCCTAGATAATCATTTAGTCttatatttttactttttgatGTTTAACCTTTTCCTGCCTTTCcattccttccttcctttttctttctttctttctttctctctctctctctctctctctcgatcatcaccatcatacTAATACTTAAAAACAATAAgtataataacaataatagtaaAAAACTCCCAAAAACTATAAGGGAAAAAAGCTCATTAATCATTTACTATTTAACTGATATTGTACCcgcctttccttttcttttgcttcctGATATAAAGCATCTTTCTTGACATCGACCCTGCCCAAGAATGCTTGTTTATCCAAGTACCCAGCCTTGTTATGCTTCTTTAATTCATCTCCAATTTTTCGTTTATCCACAAAACTTGCCCAATCCAAGCGAGATTTCTCCAACGTTGAAAGtttcattttcttattGCTGCTGATTTGTATGAATTTATCGATCAAAGAAGGTCTTTTCAACTTTATTCGTAATTCtaccttttcctttgtaaACGGATCCTCTCGTATTACTTTCACCTGTGACCTGCGTTTGCGGGTACCATTTTCATTATACtcatcaacatcaccaccaacaccatcaTTACCAGCAGTGGAAGTGGATGTGATTGAACTTACTGAATCCAAGTAAGCTTTTGCTTCCTCGGAATCTCTATCAAcaagttttgtttctgtaaCCAATTTCCCAGCAAAAGTATAATTTACTTGTATTTTGATTTGCTTTGGCTCTTTTGAAATATCGTTTCCTTCAAAATTCTCTTTTATCAGCTTAGTATTTGCTGCATTCTTTGATATTTTcccttctttctcttctgtTCCATCCTCGGAAGCGATGGCTAAGTCTCCcgtgtttttgttctctttcAATTCTGAAAAAATTGCATCAACATCTATAACACTATTATCTTTTACCAACCCTCGCAGGTCAGTTTCAAAGCTTCCAATGAATTTTGattccttttgtttcttctcaTTTAGTCGTTGTGCCCTAGTCTTTACAAGTGATATATTGGA
This region includes:
- the OPT8 gene encoding OPT super → MTSISEETEFSNIERKPDYLEKLKIPQFTLRATIVGLLIGSVILISNFQFGLQTGWVSMMSLPAALLGFAIFKLTPMSESFSDVENVYVQSIAVAVGTGPLCYGLIGIIPAIEKFLTPEESGLGRSLKFSTGELIIWSMGLGLFGVFFAVPLRKQVVVKEKLPFPSGSATATLISVLHGTEIYEDESDEEKNDDDDDDDDKNDDRENGKNNNQRDSLFDEARVPEIERQTSLTQLLDKTDYRGNMLSLIITFSVSAVYTLASYFIPMLKKLPIFGSWASKNYDWDFQPSPAYIGQGIIMGLPTVSYMLFGAILGWAILAPLAKYQGWAPGDINDWINGGQGWILWSSLSMMVADSLVSFIVLSVKSCISLVNDVKKRRSSSYAHTLELQQSLLVNDESISQSSNQTSISNASFNDHSNYNSNSNSNSNTNFNAHANVSNENDGGSDTIYVERNPIQKAIEVPAEFLISNKFAAIGTALSTVLCVVTLKMIFGDLIPIYASLTAIILAMLFSVLATRTLGVSDINPVSGIGKLSQLIFAFIIPANHPAKILINLISGGVAEAGAQQAGDLMQDLKTGHMIGASPKAQFLAQIIGTIYSVFLSSIMYKVYMSVYTIPNDTFRIPTAVIWIDCARLVTGDGLPPRAMEFSIIFAVIFGLISLVKNTVPTTSKFHKHLVWLPNGVAVGIGIYNTPNFTLARFIGGLIAHFWHMLSDRGRIGMIIFSSGLVLGEGLLSGFTMLLTSLNVPHF
- the PBP2 gene encoding PAB1 binding protein; amino-acid sequence: MSDVSPPNDGSNNVLKRKNEDSESIEGSINGDGIPVKQTKRVAFNPEELDLQGEEEDKKHTAPTIGISIDSAVDSNAAANAEDTEDTANEENIGKTEAETEAEAEAQADVDVDVDVDVDAENEQTDQGDEATDIVKDESEPVSSSEGGKNEDIEDNESKEQSKEQSSSDSVSKNEEEDSKDTNTSTSEKPAFGQAQTVQQILQQAALLSDLAPTPASAPEQKSSASGASDNSGASGNSGDSGLSGHSGESDVPNVPNVPNVPSAPKDFKHPRDSRDSRDSRGSRDFRDSRDSFGSVASAQLPAAPTRASGSNSDYRSSSSSSKPFHVEDDASFISVRIICPVKEASTIVGKQGSKINHLREKANVRIQVSENIRDVPERIVTVRGTPENIARAYGLIVRTILSEPEDEPANINSQQYTLKLLIPHALIGFLIGKQGSKFREIEENSAAKLKAAEQPLPYSTDRVLSVSGVGDAIHIAVYYLSLLLNDHQDVLKKHKVILYNPANYRPEGGHANDSHQHQRPPRYHQQPPSGSSQYGMNPMFQNRFDQYQRPPPPHQQHQQQQQSSSHQPQSSQSPYDFSSMFQPAVQPQQPYGGLPPQQAPPAAAAAIPGAMSSGGGMNPQPYTDEFNNTLIGEVIIHPPSSAGDKYNQDVYVANSSIGSVIGRGGNNIKHIRENSGCTYVRIEPDKGQSIMLGGRGLTNIRRLTLTGSLESFDKAIYLINQRINADRERNSR